A portion of the Ardenticatenales bacterium genome contains these proteins:
- a CDS encoding DUF2029 domain-containing protein — protein MFLRRSLQITLIGLALLAVLSGVRIFTRIADAQGGVDFHSYWFFGHFVRQGENPYSAFARYAEPELPITYLDGSVTTTPPVARAGLARTPANTAPLLLLLSLFSWFSWSVAQGIWLAINVGLMLWTPWLALRLLPAFPSRLLSWWVALAFYGFAGTRVAVWSGQTTLIVFVLMLLAHKNVARHPWLAGLSLGFALSKYALTLPLVLLWLYRRRWLPLLLALLTQVAGLLIVASLDHGGLWQTLRIYWQLFLRHTNQPGIHLGGLWPESVVWQIIAGIMIILVVLAAFWRWRQRSTPITPYTELLLLTLFSLGTVLATYHRIYDIVPVVLFLAAAAYALAHLPDKQRQMTLALTTAGVVGLLCLPGEVMERILPAPLAATYLAAADGLVTLGLLLALGGTIWLRQAHPSISNL, from the coding sequence TCTTCACGCGCATAGCGGACGCGCAGGGGGGCGTTGATTTCCATTCGTACTGGTTCTTCGGCCATTTCGTGCGCCAGGGGGAGAATCCGTACAGCGCGTTTGCCCGTTACGCGGAGCCAGAGTTGCCCATCACCTATCTGGATGGTTCCGTAACCACGACGCCGCCCGTGGCGCGGGCGGGTCTGGCGCGCACGCCGGCAAATACGGCCCCGCTGCTGCTGTTGCTGTCGCTGTTCTCCTGGTTTTCCTGGTCGGTGGCGCAGGGGATTTGGCTGGCGATCAATGTGGGGCTGATGTTGTGGACGCCGTGGCTGGCGCTGCGGCTGCTGCCGGCATTTCCCTCCCGGCTGCTCAGTTGGTGGGTGGCGCTGGCGTTTTACGGTTTTGCCGGCACGCGCGTGGCCGTCTGGTCCGGGCAAACCACCCTCATCGTCTTCGTCCTCATGCTGCTGGCGCACAAGAACGTGGCGCGTCATCCCTGGCTGGCCGGCCTCAGCCTGGGATTCGCCCTCTCCAAATACGCCCTGACCCTCCCCCTCGTCCTCCTCTGGCTTTACCGCCGCCGCTGGCTCCCCCTGCTGCTGGCCCTGCTCACGCAAGTAGCCGGGCTGCTCATCGTCGCCAGTCTGGACCACGGCGGCCTCTGGCAGACGCTGCGCATCTATTGGCAGTTATTCCTGCGCCACACCAACCAGCCGGGCATTCACCTGGGTGGTCTGTGGCCGGAATCCGTTGTGTGGCAGATTATTGCCGGCATAATGATCATCCTGGTCGTCCTGGCGGCATTCTGGCGCTGGCGGCAGCGGTCCACGCCCATCACCCCGTACACGGAACTATTGCTGCTCACACTATTCTCCCTGGGAACCGTGCTGGCGACCTATCACCGCATCTACGACATCGTGCCCGTCGTTCTGTTCCTGGCGGCGGCGGCCTATGCCCTGGCGCACTTGCCGGACAAACAACGGCAAATGACGCTGGCGCTAACCACGGCGGGTGTTGTGGGGCTTCTCTGCTTGCCGGGGGAGGTGATGGAGCGGATTCTGCCGGCACCGCTGGCGGCAACGTACCTGGCGGCGGCGGATGGGTTGGTGACGTTGGGGCTGTTGCTGGCGTTGGGGGGGACGATCTGGCTACGCCAGGCGCATCCGTCAATTTCAAACTTATAA
- a CDS encoding hydroxymethylglutaryl-CoA reductase, giving the protein MALIPSLLLKQLYTFGSLKNVEGGVQFSIKNRLSDAYLTEVGQVLIDGVEVPMPAIAIRLNHDQTINPADVSARNPVSFPLRETLDILANVDHLPNGKHKLEIRFKTTPFGKLKLEVEDAISADDEHLLRIPRDRADDYGADIIKKRQEFVQQFTGARLNHVAQFTFDPQATKGNIENLTGVAQVPLGFAGPLHIDGENAKGEFLIPLATTEGTLVASYNRGIKLLNLSGGVRCTVVGDAMQRAPVFVFEDARQGREFARWVQENLQTIRREAESTSSVAKLQYIDTYLANKFVYLRFNYYTGDAAGQNMVGRATFAACSWVLDNYPGVKHFYLESNFATDKKASQINIMRTRGKRVTAEAVVKRDVLIQNMRVEPEGLAYHYGVANIGAILSGANNNGLHSANAITAMFIATGQDVANVSESSAGVLYTELTPERDLYISITIPSLIVATYGGGTSLATQRECLELLGCYGKGKVNKLAEIVAGAVLAGELSLAAAISSSDWVSSHEQYGRNR; this is encoded by the coding sequence ATGGCTTTGATTCCCAGTCTCTTGCTGAAACAGCTTTACACGTTTGGCAGCCTCAAGAATGTTGAAGGCGGCGTGCAATTTTCGATTAAGAACCGTCTCAGCGACGCTTATTTGACCGAGGTGGGCCAGGTTTTGATTGATGGGGTGGAAGTGCCAATGCCGGCAATCGCCATCAGACTCAACCACGATCAAACCATCAACCCCGCCGACGTCTCCGCCCGCAATCCCGTCAGCTTCCCCTTGCGCGAAACCCTGGACATCCTGGCGAACGTCGATCACCTGCCCAACGGCAAACACAAACTGGAGATACGCTTCAAAACCACGCCCTTCGGCAAACTCAAACTGGAAGTCGAGGACGCCATCTCCGCCGATGACGAACACCTGCTGCGCATTCCGCGCGACCGCGCCGATGACTACGGCGCCGACATCATCAAAAAGCGGCAGGAATTCGTACAGCAATTCACCGGCGCCCGATTGAATCATGTCGCGCAGTTCACCTTCGACCCGCAAGCCACCAAAGGCAACATCGAAAACCTCACGGGCGTGGCTCAGGTTCCGTTGGGATTCGCCGGACCACTGCACATTGACGGCGAAAACGCTAAAGGGGAGTTTCTCATTCCTCTGGCCACTACGGAAGGCACACTCGTCGCCTCCTACAATCGCGGCATCAAGCTCCTCAACCTCAGCGGCGGCGTCAGATGCACCGTCGTCGGCGACGCCATGCAGCGCGCGCCCGTTTTTGTCTTTGAAGATGCCCGCCAGGGACGCGAGTTCGCCCGGTGGGTCCAGGAAAACCTCCAGACCATCCGCCGCGAAGCGGAATCCACGTCTAGCGTCGCCAAACTCCAATACATTGACACCTACCTGGCGAACAAGTTCGTTTATTTGCGCTTCAACTACTACACGGGCGATGCCGCCGGGCAAAACATGGTGGGGCGGGCCACCTTCGCCGCCTGTAGTTGGGTGCTGGACAATTATCCTGGCGTAAAGCACTTCTACCTGGAATCCAACTTCGCCACGGATAAGAAAGCCTCGCAGATCAACATCATGCGCACGCGCGGCAAGCGCGTCACCGCCGAAGCCGTGGTCAAGCGGGACGTTCTCATTCAGAACATGCGTGTGGAGCCGGAAGGGCTGGCCTACCATTATGGCGTCGCCAACATCGGGGCCATTCTCTCCGGGGCCAACAACAACGGCCTGCACTCGGCCAACGCCATCACCGCCATGTTCATCGCCACGGGGCAGGATGTCGCCAATGTGTCCGAATCGTCCGCGGGCGTGCTTTATACCGAACTGACCCCTGAGCGCGACCTGTACATTTCCATCACTATTCCCTCGCTGATTGTCGCAACCTACGGCGGCGGCACGAGCCTGGCGACGCAGCGGGAATGCCTGGAACTACTGGGTTGCTATGGCAAGGGGAAGGTAAACAAGCTGGCGGAGATCGTTGCCGGCGCGGTGCTGGCGGGCGAGCTTTCCCTGGCGGCGGCTATTTCCTCGTCGGACTGGGTTTCCAGCCACGAGCAATACGGGCGCAATCGCTAA
- a CDS encoding 2'-5' RNA ligase family protein gives MEGLVSLLDKQHEARVRAIWRVLKEQFGVTALLQLVPIPHISYYVAEHIDVNQMQAPLHVIAQQASPFAARATGLGLFTHPHLVLYIPVVRSVALMALHGVLRPSFAAAAINPVRYYEADRWLPHITLAQGDLDHEKLAPALRWFLQKPIDWEITVDNVALMGGEPGDMQQVHRFPFQPPIST, from the coding sequence ATGGAAGGTCTCGTCTCACTTCTGGATAAACAACACGAAGCCCGCGTCCGCGCCATCTGGCGGGTACTCAAAGAGCAGTTTGGCGTCACCGCCTTGCTGCAACTGGTCCCCATCCCGCATATCTCCTATTACGTCGCCGAACACATTGACGTCAACCAAATGCAAGCCCCCCTGCACGTGATCGCGCAACAAGCCTCCCCCTTTGCCGCGCGCGCTACGGGGCTGGGCCTGTTCACACACCCGCATCTGGTGCTGTACATTCCCGTGGTACGATCCGTCGCGCTCATGGCGCTGCATGGGGTGCTGCGCCCCAGCTTCGCCGCCGCCGCCATCAACCCTGTCCGCTACTACGAAGCCGACCGCTGGCTACCCCACATTACGTTGGCGCAAGGGGACCTGGACCATGAAAAGCTGGCTCCGGCGCTACGCTGGTTCCTACAGAAGCCAATCGATTGGGAGATTACGGTGGATAACGTGGCTCTCATGGGCGGTGAGCCAGGAGACATGCAACAGGTTCACCGCTTTCCTTTTCAACCCCCTATCAGTACGTGA
- a CDS encoding macro domain-containing protein — protein MIEYTSGNLLEARVEALVNTVNCVGVMGKGIALQFKQAYPDNFAAYARACQAGEVRPGHMFITETGSILPPRYIINAGK, from the coding sequence ATGATTGAGTATACGAGCGGCAACCTGCTGGAAGCCAGGGTAGAGGCGCTGGTCAACACGGTCAATTGCGTCGGCGTCATGGGAAAAGGGATTGCACTGCAATTCAAACAAGCTTATCCCGACAATTTTGCCGCCTATGCGCGCGCGTGTCAGGCGGGAGAAGTACGACCGGGTCACATGTTTATCACGGAAACCGGGAGCATATTGCCCCCGCGATACATTATTAATGCAGGCAAATGA